From a single Thermothielavioides terrestris NRRL 8126 chromosome 1, complete sequence genomic region:
- a CDS encoding carbohydrate esterase family 3 protein (CAZy_ID 269680) has protein sequence MLVSSVLSALGLASLAMAGQGEVAERQTQKLRIMPLGDSITEITCWRAFVWDQIAAAGYADKVQYVGSQNSNPQNCKPNTTNWDEHHEGHSGWLAIDIANNYLATWLKNTPADIVMFMLGTNDVVRGHTTNDIIAAYTKMVNIMRAANPKMKIIVDLVIPLGIGSSSGITALNARIPDWAKGLNSTESPIVIADCSTGFPTSDLRDGVHPNLAGDQILASRIGPLLLNYIRESLA, from the exons ATGCTTGTCTCTAGCGTTCTCTCAGCCCTCGGCCTGGCCAGCCTGGCCATGGCTGGACAGGGGGAGGTCGCTGAGCGTCAAACGCAGAAACTAAGGATCA TGCCGCTCGGCGACAGCATCACCGAGATCACCTGCTGGCGCGCGTTCGTGTGGGACCAgatcgcggcggccgggtaCGCCGACAAGGTGCAGTACGTGGGGTCGCAGAACAGCAACCCGCAGAACTGCAAGCCCAACACGACCAACTGGGACGAGCACCACGAGGGCCACTCGGGCTGGCTGGCCATCGACATCGCCAACAACTACCTGGCCACGTGGCTCAAGAACACGCCGGCCGACATCGTCATGTTCATGCTCGGCACCAACGACGTCGTGCGCGGGCACACCACCAACGACATCATCGCCGCCTACACCAAGATGGTCAACATCATGCGGGCGGCGAACCCCAAGATGAAGATCATC GTCGACCTAGTGATCCCGCTAGGCATCGGCTCGTCGAGCGGCATCACGGCGCTCAACGCGCGCATCCCGGACTGGGCCAAGGGGCTCAACTCGACCGAGTCGCCCATCGTGATCGCCGACTGCAGCACGGGCTTCCCGACGTCGGACCTGCGCGACGGCGTGCACCCGAACCTGGCCGGCGACCAGATCCTGGCCTCGCGCatcggcccgctgctgctcaacTACATCAGGGAGTCGCTGGCTTGA